Proteins found in one Carcharodon carcharias isolate sCarCar2 chromosome 8, sCarCar2.pri, whole genome shotgun sequence genomic segment:
- the slc25a25b gene encoding calcium-binding mitochondrial carrier protein SCaMC-2-B isoform X1 — MLCLCLTVPVLDSLEREFEYFESGRLPAELKSLFKLSLFIPSQELSTYRQWRQKVVKAGDKDCDGQLDFEEFVHYLKDHEKKLRLVFKSLDKKNDGKIDAQEIMQSLRDLGVHISEQQAEKILKRMDKNGTMTIDWNEWRDYHLLHPADNIPEIILYWKHSTIFDVGESLTIPDEFTEEEKQTGMWWRQLVAGGGAGAVSRTCTAPLDRLKVLMQVHASKSNNMCIAGGFSHMIKEGGFRSLWRGNGINAIKIAPESALKFMAYEQIKRLIGSDQQPLGIQERLIAGSLAGLIAQSTIYPMEVLKTRLALRKTGQYSGMLDCAKHIFKKEGVTAFYKGYVPNMLGIIPYAGIDLAIYETLKNSWLQRYAIDSVDPGVFVLLACGTVSSTCGQLASYPLALVRTRMQAQATTEGAPQHTMLGLFRHILSTEGATGLYRGLAPNFMKVIPAVSISYVVYENLKMTLGVTSR; from the exons ATGCTGTGCCTATGTTTAACTGTACCAGTACTGGATAGTTTGGAAAGAGAATTTGAATACTTTGAATCAGGACGGCTGCCTGCTGAGCTAAAATCTTTGTTCAAGCTCAGCCTTTTCATCCCTTCGCAGGAGTTATCAACCTATCGTCAGTGGAGACAG AAAGTTGTAAAAGCTGGTGACAAAGACTGTGATGGCCAACTGGATTTCGAAGAATTTGTTCATTATTTAAAAGACCATGAGAAGAAGCTCCGACTGGTTTTCAAAAGCCTGGATAAAAAAAATGATG GTAAAATTGATGCACAAGAAATCATGCAGTCGCTGCGTGACCTTGGAGTGCACATTTCAGAGCAGCAGGCAGAAAAGATCCTGAAACG TATGGATAAAAATGGAACAATGACAATTGACTGGAACGAGTGGCGAGATTATCACCTTCTACATCCAGCGGACAACATTCCTGAAATAATCCTGTACTGGAAGCACTCCACA ATCTTTGATGTGGGTGAGAGTTTAACAATTCCAGACGAGTTCACAGAGGAGGAAAAGCAAACTGGGATGTGGTGGCGACAGTTGGTAGCGGGAGGAGGTGCGGGTGCTGTGTCCAGAACATGCACTGCTCCACTTGATCGGCTCAAGGTACTCATGCAG GTTCATGCTTCCAAATCGAACAATATGTGCATTGCAGGAGGATTTAGCCACATGATTAAAGAAGGAGGATTCCGGTCTCTGTGGAGAGGAAATGGAATCAATGCAATCAAAATTGCACCCGAGTCTGCACTGAAATTCATGGCATATGAGCAG ATTAAGAGATTAATTGGTAGTGACCAGCAGcctttgggaattcaggagagatTGATTGCAGGGTCACTAGCTGGACTAATTGCACAGAGTACAATCTACCCAATGGAG GTGTTAAAGACAAGATTGGCGCTGCGGAAAACTGGACAGTATTCAGGAATGCTTGACTGTGCAAAGCACATATTTAAGAAGGAGGGAGTTACAGCCTTTTACAAAGGCTATGTTCCTAATATGCTGGGCATCATCCCTTATGCTGGAATAGACTTGGCTATTTATGAG aCTTTGAAGAATTCCTGGTTGCAGCGCTATGCCATTGACAGTGTGGATCCTGGGGTGTTTGTTCTCTTGGCTTGTGGCACCGTCTCGAGCACATGTGGACAGTTAGCTAGTTACCCATTAGCACTTGTCAGGACACGAATGCAGGCGCAAG ctaCCACTGAAGGAGCACCCCAGCACACAATGCTTGGACTCTTCAGGCACATTCTGAGCACGGAAGGAGCAACTGGACTGTACCGGGGTTTAGCACCAAATTTCATGAAAGTTATTCCTGCTGTGAGCATTAGCTACGTAGTGTATGAAAACCTGAAGATGACCCTCGGTGTCACATCACGATGA
- the slc25a25b gene encoding calcium-binding mitochondrial carrier protein SCaMC-2-B isoform X2 has product MLCLCLTVPVLDSLEREFEYFESGRLPAELKSLFKLSLFIPSQELSTYRQWRQKVVKAGDKDCDGQLDFEEFVHYLKDHEKKLRLVFKSLDKKNDGKIDAQEIMQSLRDLGVHISEQQAEKILKRIWRGHLWGPIVYMDKNGTMTIDWNEWRDYHLLHPADNIPEIILYWKHSTIFDVGESLTIPDEFTEEEKQTGMWWRQLVAGGGAGAVSRTCTAPLDRLKVLMQVHASKSNNMCIAGGFSHMIKEGGFRSLWRGNGINAIKIAPESALKFMAYEQIKRLIGSDQQPLGIQERLIAGSLAGLIAQSTIYPMEVLKTRLALRKTGQYSGMLDCAKHIFKKEGVTAFYKGYVPNMLGIIPYAGIDLAIYETLKNSWLQRYAIDSVDPGVFVLLACGTVSSTCGQLASYPLALVRTRMQAQATTEGAPQHTMLGLFRHILSTEGATGLYRGLAPNFMKVIPAVSISYVVYENLKMTLGVTSR; this is encoded by the exons ATGCTGTGCCTATGTTTAACTGTACCAGTACTGGATAGTTTGGAAAGAGAATTTGAATACTTTGAATCAGGACGGCTGCCTGCTGAGCTAAAATCTTTGTTCAAGCTCAGCCTTTTCATCCCTTCGCAGGAGTTATCAACCTATCGTCAGTGGAGACAG AAAGTTGTAAAAGCTGGTGACAAAGACTGTGATGGCCAACTGGATTTCGAAGAATTTGTTCATTATTTAAAAGACCATGAGAAGAAGCTCCGACTGGTTTTCAAAAGCCTGGATAAAAAAAATGATG GTAAAATTGATGCACAAGAAATCATGCAGTCGCTGCGTGACCTTGGAGTGCACATTTCAGAGCAGCAGGCAGAAAAGATCCTGAAACG AATTTGGAGAGGGCACCTCTGGGGCCCTATTGTATA TATGGATAAAAATGGAACAATGACAATTGACTGGAACGAGTGGCGAGATTATCACCTTCTACATCCAGCGGACAACATTCCTGAAATAATCCTGTACTGGAAGCACTCCACA ATCTTTGATGTGGGTGAGAGTTTAACAATTCCAGACGAGTTCACAGAGGAGGAAAAGCAAACTGGGATGTGGTGGCGACAGTTGGTAGCGGGAGGAGGTGCGGGTGCTGTGTCCAGAACATGCACTGCTCCACTTGATCGGCTCAAGGTACTCATGCAG GTTCATGCTTCCAAATCGAACAATATGTGCATTGCAGGAGGATTTAGCCACATGATTAAAGAAGGAGGATTCCGGTCTCTGTGGAGAGGAAATGGAATCAATGCAATCAAAATTGCACCCGAGTCTGCACTGAAATTCATGGCATATGAGCAG ATTAAGAGATTAATTGGTAGTGACCAGCAGcctttgggaattcaggagagatTGATTGCAGGGTCACTAGCTGGACTAATTGCACAGAGTACAATCTACCCAATGGAG GTGTTAAAGACAAGATTGGCGCTGCGGAAAACTGGACAGTATTCAGGAATGCTTGACTGTGCAAAGCACATATTTAAGAAGGAGGGAGTTACAGCCTTTTACAAAGGCTATGTTCCTAATATGCTGGGCATCATCCCTTATGCTGGAATAGACTTGGCTATTTATGAG aCTTTGAAGAATTCCTGGTTGCAGCGCTATGCCATTGACAGTGTGGATCCTGGGGTGTTTGTTCTCTTGGCTTGTGGCACCGTCTCGAGCACATGTGGACAGTTAGCTAGTTACCCATTAGCACTTGTCAGGACACGAATGCAGGCGCAAG ctaCCACTGAAGGAGCACCCCAGCACACAATGCTTGGACTCTTCAGGCACATTCTGAGCACGGAAGGAGCAACTGGACTGTACCGGGGTTTAGCACCAAATTTCATGAAAGTTATTCCTGCTGTGAGCATTAGCTACGTAGTGTATGAAAACCTGAAGATGACCCTCGGTGTCACATCACGATGA